Genomic DNA from Clostridium sp. BJN0013:
GGAAGTGATTTGAATGGACAAAGAGTGCAGAAATATCTACCAAATAGCGAGGGAAAGTGCAGGCTTGACCCAAGAAAAAGCATCAGAACTAATGGACATATGTGTTGAAAGCTTAAGGGCTTATGAGGGGGGAAGAAGAATACCGCCGGACCGTATAGTTATCAAGATGATAGAAATTTATAATACACAGTATCTTGCATATCAACATCTGAAGACAAGTGCTGAAGTTGGTCAGAGATATCTACCAAATATAGAAATTAAAGATTTACCAGCATCAATATTAAAGCTACACACAGAAATTAAGGATTATATCGATCGTGAAGATCTACTTATGGAAATTGGTTCTGATGGAAAAGTGTCAGAAGGTGAAGCACGTGACTTCAAAAGAATTTGTAAAGAAGTTGACGATATACTTGAAGCAATTTATACATTTAAATTTTCTAAACAAAAATCTGAGTAAAAGAGAGGAGCGAAAGAGTTGGATGAGCTTATTCTCAAAGAACTTGAAGATATAAAAAACTTGGTAAGTAGGCAGACAGAACCTAAACAATTATTTGGTGTTATAGAATTTGCTGAATTGGCAGGTATGAAGCCAAGGAGGGTTAGGGAATTATGTAATGTCAAAGGTTTTCCATGTACTAGAGATGAAAGAAAAATATACGTTCACAGAGAGGCTTTTGACTGGATTAAAAAAAGACGGGAATTACCACAGGATAATTGAAAATAGGAGGGATGAAGTTGAGTAACTTGATAACAAAACAAGTAAATTTTCATGGAGACAATTTAATGGCTGCTAAAGATAAAAACACAGGAAAGATTTATACGGGAGTTAGTTATATTTGCAGAGGTATTGGATTAACTAAAGATCAAAAAGATAGACAAGTCAAGAATGTTCAATCAGATTTAGTTCTAAATAGAGGGTGCGTCAAATTTGGGGCAGGGGTATTTGACCTAAATAATCCAACGCTTGCAATGGATATAGACTTTTTACCTCTATGGTTAGCAAAAATTTCAATAACGCCTAAGAAGAACTTGAAATAAATAGAAAGGAGGGATAAGACTTGAGTAATATAATGCCCATGGAATTTAAGAATCAGAGAATTATGACTACTAAGGTTTTGGCTGAACAATATGGAACAAATGAACAAAACATAAGTAAAAACTTCACTAGAAATTCAGAAAGATTTGTAGAAGGTAAACATTATTTTAAATTGGAAGGTGAGGAATTAAAGGAATTTAAAGGGTATGTACTAAATGACGAAAGCCTAAAATTTGTATCTATTTTATATTTATGGACAGACAGGGGAGCAGCGAGACATGCAAAAATTTTAGATACTGACGAAGCATGGGATATATATGAGGAGTTAGAAGAAACTTATTTCAGGGTTAAGGAAAGTAAACCAACATGCATAGAAGATGTTTTGATTCAGTCACTTCAAGAAATGAAGGACATGCGCTTACAGATTGAGGAAGCCAAGAAACAAACAATTGAAGTAAAAGAAGAAGTGCAGGATATAAGAAATGTAATTACATTGAATCCACAAGCAGCGTGGCGCCGAGAGTGTAATAGGATTTTAAATGCTATAGGAAGAGAACTTGGAGATTATAAGGCTCCAAAGGATCAGGTGTATGAAGCTCTGAAAGTAAGGGGTAAATGCAGACCCAATGTATTGATCGTAAATCTTAAGAAAAGAGCTAAAGAAAATGGCATGGCTCCAAGTAAAATAGAAAAATTAAACATACTTGATGTGCTGGAAAATGAGCCAAGGCTTAAAGAAATATATGTAACTATAGTAAAGGAAATGGCCATTAAAAATGGAGTAAGGATAAGGGAGGAGGTTGCAATATAAATGACCAACTCAAGGAAAATTAAAATTGGTGTATTTGCAGGAGCACAGGTAACACGCAGGGAATTGGCTCAGGCTATTGTACAGGAGTTGTGTTACCCGCATGAAAATATTGATTACTACACTGATAATTTAGGGAGTCTACCCCTAGATGAATATTCAGAGGAATTGAAGAATATGGAACGACCATGTAGGAGGAGGAAAGTAAATGTTTGATGCCACTGAGGTAAAAGGATATAACAAGCTAAATAATGACGATAAGGAGCTTTTCAAAAGGTTTTGTAAAAAGTTTTATGATGCATGGGAATATCCAGAGAAGCATAAACCGGTAAAAGTGCAAAAAATGAAGGGGTATTTGAAGGTGACTTTGGTTGATGTTAGCTGGTTGCATATTACTAAGGATTGTGAGTGGTATTAGGTATGGAGAGGGAGAGGAGGAAGAGAGCGACAAGTGGTGAAGAAATTTACATTAACAATACCGGCAGAATTATTAAACCAAGTGAGAAAAAAGGCTAATAGAAAAGGAATGTCTGTGAATGAATACATTCTCTTAATAATTAGCCAAGGACTATGTATTTAGATATCCTTATTTTTTTCAATATGCTCTTTTATAAGCATTTCAATTTCTTTATTGACAGAACGACCATGATTTTCTGCTATAACACGAAGCTTCTGTAGTAATTCAATTGGAATTCTTAGAGTAAACTTTGACAATTGAGAAGCCATGAAGTATATACCTCCTTTGCCATCAATATGACACCATAACTATAACATATTTTAAAAACAAAATAAATACTTGACGGCATATTGACGGCATGATAATATAATTATAGGAGGTGACGGCTAAATGGTGGCAAAACAAAGAATCACAATAAGGATGCCTGAGAAGCTAAATTTGGAACTTTCTAATAAAGCAAAAGAAATAGGAATAAGTAAAAATTCATTAGTTCTGCAAATATTGTGGAAGAAAGTAAAGGAGGAAAAAGTATGAACAATAAAGCTATTAGGATGTTTGAAGGACAGGAAATAAAAGTAACGACAGATAAAGGAACTACACTGATAAATTTAGCTTGTACAGCTAGGGTATGCGGATTAACTAAAATAGCTAAAAGTGGCAACCAAACTGTTAGATGGACAGATAAAGGAGTTGCAGAAAAATTAAAAATTATTCATTCCACCAATGTGGAACGCCATATAAAGGAGGAAATAGTTTTCATTTTAGATGAAATAGAAAATGCAGATGATAGAAATTCTATTTATATATCAAGTTGGTTAAGTAAGAGATTGGCAATAGAGTGTCATAGTGACAAGGCTATGAAGTATAAAAACTTCTTAGTTACCTTGGATGAAGATTTTCAAAATGGAAAATTATTCACAAGGGATAATACTGAACTGGAACTTATAAACAAGCAGTTTAATCTTCTGATTAAGAAAACCACAGAACATGACAATGAATTAGAAGATCATAACAACAGAATACAGAAAATGGAAAATAACATGACAATAGACCATGCACAACAGGAAAAATTGAATAGATATGGCAGAGCTAAAGTAGTTGAAGTTTTAGGTGGTAAAGGTACTAATGCCTATGAAAAATTAAAAGGTAGGGCATTTTCAAAGTTCTGGAATGGGTATAAGAGGTGTTTTGGGGTTAGTAGTTATAAGGACACATCGGTTAAAGATATGGATAAAGCATATGCCTTTATAGATAGTTGGACACCAGATGAAGAATTTGGACTTGCTATACGTGGTGCCAATGCACAGATAAGTATAGTTAAATAAGGGTTTTGGAGAGGAGGAAGAACAGTGAAGGAAAATTGGTATGCACTTCTAATAGCTTCACAACGTCCAGTTGGTGTAGAACAGGCTTTTAGAATGATGAATGGGGATTCAATAGGAAGGAAGAAGAAATATTCCAAATTCACACAAGATGATATTGAATATATGAAAAATCTCAAAAGTGAAGGATACACATATAAGCAGATCGGAGAAGTATATGGCATATCAGAACATGCTGTACGTTTAAGAATTTATAGAAGAAAGCAGGTGGAAATAGCATGATAAAACAATTATTTCAAGATTCCGATATTCAAGTGACTGACCAAGAGTTCAAAGAAATAATGCAAATTACCACAGACGACATAAGGGAAAACAGGGTTAAGTTCGGTAAAAAGACAAGCCTGGAGCAGATGTTTATTATAGCAAAGAGAAGTTTAAAAGTGATGATGAGTGCTTGAAGGAGGCCAATAGATGAGAGATAAGAAGTTTGTGAAGCTGCAGAAGGAAAACAAAAATCTAAAAGCACTTTTAGAAGAAAGCTTTGATTTTATAGAATTCTACAGAGAAAGAGCAAGGTACTTGGAAGGTGTGTACAAGCAGTTGGATATTAAGAAGGATTAGGAGGTTGGAGTAGATGCAAAGAAAAATTGAATTCAGATGCTGGGATAAATGGACAAAACAAATGTTACCAGTGTTAAGTATAGATTGCAAGGAAACTTATTCTTCGGAAAGAGGAAATATCGTATTAATGCAGTACACAGGATTGAAAGACAAAAATGGTGTAGAAATTTATGAGGGCGATATAGTAACAGATGGCATAATTAATTACGTTGTTGCTTTTTATATGGGCTCATGGCGTTTAAAACGAAATATAAAGGGTGACACATGGTGGAAATCTTTATACAGATATATTACAAACTATAAGTATAAAGTTATTGGTAACATTTATGCTAACCCAGAGCTTTTAAAAGAAGGTGAGTAACATGGATGCACTTACAGAAAAGAAACTTAGAGAGTGCGAACTGGATAACAATGGAGAACTTTATGATCCGGTATCTGGGGAAACTTTTAAAGATATTGATGTGCTGACAGATGAAGAAGTAAAAATATTTGTGGAGGGATAGAATATGTGGATTAGATCACAAGACAAGAAAAGGCTTATAGATGCTGAGATGATAGAGATTTGTGATAATAGGATTTTTGTCAGTGAATTACCAAGTGAAATGATAACATCAGGTATTTGCGTTGGAAAGTATGGGAGTGAAGAGAGGGCTGTTGAGGTATTGGATGGGATACAGAATGCTTTAGACACATATATAAATGATAAAAATTTCAATTTAGCTCTTACTAACGCGCCTGACACAGCAACATCATTATATCCGATATTTCAAATGCCAGAGAAATAAAAAAAGAGCTCTTACAAAAAGAGCCAATGAATAATTAATCATTATCCCCATTCTAACGCAGAATGGGGGAAAAATCAAATATGGGAGAGAATGATATATGATTTCTTTATATATTATGTAGCAGTGTAATTTATGTGAGTAGTATTTATTACTTCTATAGAAAAAAGTAAATATGTAGGAGGTGCAAAAGTTGTACAAGGTATTGACCAAAACTAAAGATATGACAGAAATAGAATGGCTAAAGAGCAGGCAGCAAGGGATTGGAGGCTCTGATGCAGGGGCAATCCTTGGAGTGAATAATTATAAAACGCCCTTTGATGTATATATTGATAAAACTCAAGACATAGTTGAACCAAACGAACAAAGTGAAGCTGCTTATTGGGGTAATATTCTTGAAGATAATGTTGCAAGAGAATTTACCAAAAGGACAGGCAAAAAAGTAAGAAAGAGAAATGCAATTCTTCAAAATATAGAATATCCATTTATGATAGCCAATGTTGATAGAGAGGTAGTAGGAGAAAATTCAGTGCTTGAATGTAAAACTACGAGTGGATGGAATTCTAAAGAGTGGGTGGATGAAGAAATACCTGCCAATTATTTAGTTCAGGTAAATCATTATATGGCAGTGGCAGGATATGAAAAAGCGTATATATGTGTACTTATAGGAGGACAACGCTATTTATACAAAGAGATAGAAAGAGACGAGGAACTTATACAGATACTTATACAGGCAGAAAAAGACTTTTGGGAAAATCATATCCTTAAAAGGGTACCTCCGCCATTGGATGGTTCCAGTGCTGCAGAGAAATATCTAAAGGAAAGATTTAAGGATTCAGCTCAAGGAGTTGCTATAAATTTAAGTTCTGAATACAAAGATAAAATCAGTGATTATTTTGAACTTAAAAATACAATAAAAACCCTTGATCTGCAGGCAAAAGAAATTGAAAACAACATAAAGTTTGAACTAGGCGAGGCAGAGATTGGGTATGCTCCTGATTACGAGATTAATTGGAAGAGTGTAACCTCCAATAGGTTTGATAGCAAAAGGTTCAAAACGGAGCACCCTGAGCTATTTAAACAGTATTTAAATACTAGCTCATACAGAAAATTTAGTATTAAGGAGGCAGATGCGTAATGGGAAATCCAGCATTTAGAACACTTATAAATAGCTTTAATGCTCAATTGAAGACTATGAATAATGAAGATTTTAAATTATATGATCCAAGCGATTGTGAGTATTTTATAGATTCTATATATTATGACAGTGATAAAGATAAAATAATGTGCAAGTTTAAGGAGGATAAAGAACAATGGCAACAACAGAGAGTTTAAAAAAGCAATTAGTTAAAAATAAAAAGGATAATTCAAATACATCTGTAGGGGCAACCGTTAAAGGGATATTAAACAGTCCGGCCATAAAGAAAAGGTTTGAAGAAATTTTGAAACAAAAAGCACCGCAGTACATGAGTTCAATAATAAATTTAGTTAATGGAGATACGGACCTTCAGAAATGCCATCCAATGAGCGTTGTAGCAAGTGCTATGGTAGCAGCTACTTTAGATTTACCTGTGGATAAGAACCTAGGCTATGCGTGGGTAGTACCATATAAAAATAAAGCACAATTTCAATTGGGTTATAAGGGGTATATACAGTTAGCATTAAGAACCTCACAGTATAAACACATAAATGCAATAGCTGTGCATGAAGGAGAACTTATAAGTTGGAACCCATTAACCGAAGAATTAGAAATAAATTTTGAAAATAAAGAATCGGATGCAGTAATTGGATATGCAGGATATTTTGAATTAAACAATGGATTTAGAAAATCTGTCTATTGGACCAAAGAACAAATTGATAAACACAAAAATAAGTTTTCTAAAAGTGATTTTGGATGGAAAAACAATTATGATGCTATGGCTATAAAAACAGTTATAAGGAATATGCTGTCGAAGTGGGGAATACTTAGCATAGAAATGCAAAGTGCATATATTGCAGATCAAGCTCTAATAAAAGATGGCATTTTAAAGGGTGAGGATATTGAAAGTAATATTGATTATATAGATGACATTGAAGATGATATAGAAGCTGAAGATGCAGAGTATACAGAATTTGAAAGAGAAGATAATGAGAAAGATATATACAAAGGCACACCGTTTGAAGAAGGTGTGGAAAGCTAGAATTATTTTAGAGATTACAAAGCAGGACTGCCGGTACCGATCTGGCAGACTGCTTAAAATTCCGATATGTCCAGTAATTTATTTTAGTAGAAAAGGTGAGATTATGGCAGAGATTAAGTGGATTAAGATAACAACAACAATGTTTGATGATGAAAAAATTAAATTAATAGATGCAATGCCTGAACGTGACACTATATTTTACATATGGATGCGTCTTTTAGTGCAGGCCGGCAAGACAAACGCAGGAGGATATATATTCCTTACAGAGGATATACCTTACACTGATGAAATGCTATCAACAATCTTCAATAGGCCTCTTAATACTGTTAGGCTTGCCTTGGATACTCTAAAGAATTTTGGAATGATTGAAAGGTCTGAAAATAATGATTTAAAAATAACTAATTGGGACAAACACCAAAATGTTGATGAAATGGATAAAATAAGGGAACAAACGAGGAAAAGGGTTGCTAAATGTAGGGCTAAGAAAAAGATAGCTGAACCTAGTAACGAAGAAAATAAAAATAGTAACGCTACTGTAACGTTACGTAACGGAACAGAAAGAGAGAGAGAAGAAGATCTAGATAAAGATAATAAGAGAGAGAGAAGAGAGAAAAAAGATCTCTCTCTCGATAATAAAGCATTAGAACTTTGTAAATATTGGGAAGTTCTGAAACCAGGTGAAAATATAACTGCACACTTAGCAGCTTTAAAGATATTTATAAACACCTATGGCTATGACTGGTGCAAAGAAGCACTGCAAATTATGGTCAAGAACAAAAATAAATTTATTTTAAGCTACATGGAGAAGATTTTAAAAAATTGGCTTGTGGAAGGAAAAAGTGAGGAATGTGGAACTTCCAAGAAAGAAAAGAATGCTCCTAAACCGCCATCTTACAAGGTTGTAAATCAAGGGTGTTGCCCTGTTTGCGGAGGCAAGGGGGTAGTAAGACAAAACAATGAATGGGTGGAATGTCCTAAGTGCAGGGGAGGTTAGAAATTGAATAACGTGACAGCTTTGCCAAACAGTATTGAGGCTGAAAGGGGAGTTATAGGCACCATACTAAACAATAATCAGGCCATGGATATAGCTCTGGAATTAATTACGCCTGAAGATTTTTACAGAGAAAATCACAAGGTAATATTTAAAGCTCTAGTGAATTTGCATGAAAAAAATGCAGCTATGGACCTGTTGACAGTGAGTGAGCAGCTGAAAGACGGATTGAAAGAAATCGGGGGAATTACTTACCTGTCACAGCTTATGGGAGCCTACACTCCAACATCAAGCATAAAAGAATATGCCTTGATAGTGAAAGACAAAAGCAATAAAAGAAAAATAATAAAAATAGCCAATGAAATGATGCTGGATGCCTGCAATAACTCCAGTGTGGAGGATATTTTAAACAAAGCAGAAAGTAAGATTCTGGATATAAACAGCTATAAGGATTCAGAAATAGTCACTGCCAAAACAGTTGCCATGAACGCCTATGAAAAAATAGAAGAAAATTACAATAAGGGCGGGGGATTGGCAGGTTTAGCAACTGGTATAAAATCCATGGATAACATGACTGGAGGATTGGAACCAGGGGACTACGTGATACTTGCGGCAAGACCTAGCATGGGTAAAAGTGCCATGATGCTTGAAATATCGGAAAACGTGGCAAAACAGGGTAAGTCAGTGTTGGTATTCAGTCTCGAAATGACCAAAGAAAAGCTGATGAACAGGCTGTTTTCAAGCTTGACAAAAATACCACTTGAGAGAATAAAGACCGGGGAGTTAACTTCACCTGAGTGGAATAAGCTTGCAAATGCTGCTAATTTCATATGCCAGCAGAAATTATACTTTGATGATAAAGGCGGCCAAAGCGTAAATGAAATACGCTCTAAGTCCCGAAAAGCCAAGCTGCAATATGACCTGGATTTAATCGTAATAGACTATATTGGGAAAATACAGGGACAAGGCGAAAACAGGAATCAGGAATTGAGCAGGATATCAGATGCGCTTAAGAATTTAGCCAAAGAACTAAAAATACCCATTGTGGTTTTATGCCAGTTATCTCGTGCACCTGAGGCCAGATCGGATCATAGGCCAATGCTTTCGGATTTAAGAGAATCAGGGTCTATAGAACAGGATGCGGATATAGTTATTATGCTGTACAGGGATGAATACTACAATGCGGAAACTGAGGAAAAGAATATCATGGAAGCCATTGTAACTAAGAGCAGGGATGGGAAGACAGGAACTGTTAAATTGTATTGGGATGGTAATACCCAAAGGATTAGAGAACTGGATTATGTCCATGAGGGAAGTTATAACCCTGAAATATTTGGAAGAGGTGAGTAATAGATGGTGAATAGGTGGCAGATTTTTAATTACCTGAAGGGTGGAAACAACGAGATAAGCGTGAAAGACATAGAAAGGGCTCCAGTAGAAGAACTCAGAGAAGGCTTAATAGAGTTTATATTATACAAGCGTTTGATAACACGTGAGGAAAAAGAGAGGGCAATAAAATAACAAGGAGGAATCAATTGAGTATGAAATCAACAGGAATAGTTAGAAAAGTAGACCAGCTGGGTAGAGTAGTTCTACCGAAGGAGTTAAGAAAAAAATTGGATATGCCAGAGGGTGTACCGTTGGAAATGGTTGTAAATGGAGATGAAATTATTTTAAAAAAGTATAAGCCTGCTTGTATATTCTGCGGAGGAACAGAGGATGTTGTGAAGTGGAAAGGGAAAAAGGTGTGCCAGAGGTGCTTGGATAACCTTAAGACAAGTAGATTGAGGTGATAAAAATGGCAGTTGCATTCGAAAGGAAAAAAGAAACCCTTGACTTCGTAAGAGATAATTGGGAAATTATGCCCAAAAAAGATATGGCGAAGAAATTAGTAATAAGGACAAATGCTTTGAATATTTCAGCAAGAATGATGATAACGTAAAAATCAATTAATTAAAAAGGCGTCAAAAAAATTTAAAATTCCAAAATCCTTAGTAGAATCCTATTATTGTGAATGGAAAAATAAGTATATGGATTGTAATATAAAAGGATATAATCATAATCCGTGGCACAAGGATAAAAATGTGATGAGAGTTAGACAAAAGCAGAGGGTGAGGGCGTGAGAAGTAAATTAATAATCATAGAGAATGTCAGACCCATAAAATTTGGTAATCAGATAGGAATGAAGATGGATGAACTGGACAGAGGAACAATACCAGGAATATCTCAAAAAGAGAGGGCAGAAGGTAGAGAAACCAAAAGTAAAAAGGCAGAAATACAGGAATAAGGGTGTATGGCATGATGGAGTATATTTCAGGAGTCAGCTGGAGATGAAGAGGTACTGCCAGTTAAAACTTTTATTCTATGCTGGGGAAATTGCAGGATTTATATTGCAACCGGAGTTTATTATTCAGGAGGGCAAAGAAGAGAAAAGAGCTATAACTTATACTGCTGATTTTCTGGTTTTGAATAATGATGGTACCTACAGTGTTGAAGATACCAAAGGGTATGAAAGTCAGCAGTGGAGGAGAACGTACAAGCAGTTTAAATTGAGGTATCCAGATATTGATTTGAAAGTATTGAAAGAAGTGTGAGTATGGATAAGTCCAAGAAAATTCAAATAGATAGACTAGAAAAGAGCTTACAATGCCTAAAAGAAAAGCTATTAACAGATAGGCCAGAACAGTACAAGGCTATGGCTTCTGGATATATAAGACAAATTGAAGAATTGAGAAGGTGAACGTATTGAAACTAAAACTAATGGTACTTAGGAAGCTGATAGACAGTAAAGGTAATAAAATAGACAACCGTACAATGACCTGGGAGAATTGGAAAGATAAAGTTTTAGAAGAAGCAGGAGAGTTATGCAGAGCTCTCTCTTCTGGGAATAAGAAAGACATAATGGAAGAGGTGTTGGATGTTATTCAGGTGGGCATAGGAATTTTAGCGAAGTTGTTTAGAGAGAAAGTTGATATACCCCAAGGGCTTCATAGGCATAATAAAAAGCTTATAGATAGGGGTTGTGAGGCTTGTGGGGAGATTAGATTTAATGTTAGCAGGAAGTAGGTGGGGAAAATGAAATTATTAATTGGAAAAATTAAGAATGGTTGCAGTAAAGACTTGCAGGAACTAAGAGGAATTAAGCTAGTGGGATTTACAATAGACGAGGAAGATAAGAAATTACATGGAATCCATCCTATAAATTTAGGTGATATGGAAAAATTTTATAAGTTTAGTTTTGAAGGGCTTAAAAATGATATATCAGAGGATTATGACTACTGTATATGGTATTTGCTTGGGGAAGATTGTGAATTTGTATCCAGTATAAATCTAAATGAATTAGAAGATATAAGAGAATTTACCAAGGAAGATGATGAACTGTATGGAAAGAATCTTGAAGAGTTTAAGAAAATACACCACTTTTATGATATGGAGCAGCGAATCAAAGATGAAGAAAAAGCTGAAAATAAAGCCAACGAAGAGTTCCTGAAAGAAAAGAAACAGAAAATTGAGGTGCGTGTTCGTGGTGAGACTGAAACAATAGATGCTGTGATATATAAGGGTTTTGGCATACACAATCCATTGGGCATAGAAGATAGTTCTTTTAAAACCATAACAATTTTGGAAGGCGATAATAAAGGATTAGCCATGATACTTTATTGCAAAACCTCAAAGTGTGAAACTTTAATTGATGAGATGAGAGAATCTATAGGAGATAAGGCTGTTGCAAATGAAGATAGGGTTAAGTTAGCTGAAATAGTGAAGAAATATTAGAAGTTGATACGTACTTCAAATATTATATGATGAACCCAAACACTGGGGATTTGAGCATCCCCGGCACAAGGATTTATTATTGGAAAATGAAAATTAAAATGGAGATTAAAATAATACTTTAATAAACAGTATGTCCAAAATTAGATTTATTATACAGGGAATTTGAAGAAGGTGAGTAGATGGAACATTTAATAAAATTGGGTTATACGTTTATAGGAGTATGGGCTTTAATTAGCATAGTTGGGATAATAGGCTTTTATATAGTTGTTAGGAATTGCAAGAAGGAAAGTGCAAAGAGCTATAAGGAGTTTAAAAAGGAATGGGACAGGCATGGGAGGAGGTTAGAAAGATAATGGAAGTATTGATAGCAGAACGTAAACATATAGATTTAACCAAACACTGTAAAATAAGATATGTAGAGAGAGTGAAAGGAATAACTGGTGACTTTGCTGTTCAGGAATATATGATAGCCAATGATGAACGAATAATACAGGATGTAAATAAGATATTCACTTATTCCGATTTCCTGATAGAGGGTAAGATTGGTGAGGATAAGGTAGTCAGGAGATTTTATGTGAAGGATGATATACTCCTTGTTTTAAGTAAAGACGAGTCTGTGATTGTTACACTTATTAAAGTAGACTTTGGGTTCCCTAGGAAAACTAACAGGGGAATTGTTAAGGACCTTCTGGAGGAAATAAATTTACTGAAGGAAGATTTAGAGGAAAGTGAAAAATCTATAACCGATTATGTGAATGCTAGAAGTTTGGAAAGGGAAAGGTATTTCGATAAAATCCAACTGCTGCAGGAAGAAATTAATTCTCTTAGCTTAACCATAAAACAAATTGATGTTGATATAGAGAAGAAGAGGGAGAGTACCAAGGTTTCAAAACTTAAAATAAAGGAATATGTGAATATGATTTGCAATTCCAGGGCTTTTAAGGATGATTTGAAACAGATGGGTAAGTGAGAGATATAAGGAATAGACATAATTAAATAAGTTCATGGGAGGGAACTGTATGTTGGACAAAGAAACATTTAAAAGGACAGAAGGTAAGCTGTATGGCTATTTTAGAGATTTAAAAGAAATGGAAGCTTTGGAACTGGAATGCAAAGACCTTCAAGATCAGGAAGAGAGTATTCAATGGGATATAAAGCACTGTAATGTATATGTTGTTGCAGACAGCCACATGAGCCCTAGTTTTAGTGAAAAGGTACAGACAAGCCCTACAGGAGAAAGTACAGCAGAAAAAGGAATTGTTAGAGAAATTGAAAAGCTTGAGGATGAACTTGAGTATGTTGGAAGAAAGCTCCGTAAGAATATGGCCAGAATAAGGCAGTTAAAAAGAAATACAGCTCCGTTGAAGAAAGTACTGACAGTCCCTCCACTATCAGAAGAAATCATGCAATTCATTATTTATAAGTACAAGCTAAACAAGGGCGTCGGGTGGATAGCAACTGAAATGTATGGTGGTGTGAGAAGTACTGCCTACAGGTGGCGAGAGGACATACTGGAGGATATTGTGAAGTGGGAAAGGGTGTATAAAGTTGGATAGACATAATGTTGACAATATATATTATAATATAATTAGCTTTTTAATCGTGAAAGGAGAATTTTGATATGTATGATAGTGACATAAGATCATTTTTGTATAGAGATTTTTCAAAAGAACCAATGTATGTAAATGATACTAGCACTATCGTTGTGCCTGAAATGAGCATATTAAACGGCTATGTTAGGATAGACATAGCCGTAATCAATGGTTTATTTCATGGATATGAAATAAAAAGTGATATGGATACCTTGCAAAGGTTGCCTAGACAATCAGAATATTATAGTAAAGT
This window encodes:
- a CDS encoding helix-turn-helix domain-containing protein encodes the protein MDKECRNIYQIARESAGLTQEKASELMDICVESLRAYEGGRRIPPDRIVIKMIEIYNTQYLAYQHLKTSAEVGQRYLPNIEIKDLPASILKLHTEIKDYIDREDLLMEIGSDGKVSEGEARDFKRICKEVDDILEAIYTFKFSKQKSE
- a CDS encoding phage antirepressor N-terminal domain-containing protein; its protein translation is MSNLITKQVNFHGDNLMAAKDKNTGKIYTGVSYICRGIGLTKDQKDRQVKNVQSDLVLNRGCVKFGAGVFDLNNPTLAMDIDFLPLWLAKISITPKKNLK
- a CDS encoding ORF6N domain-containing protein; this translates as MSNIMPMEFKNQRIMTTKVLAEQYGTNEQNISKNFTRNSERFVEGKHYFKLEGEELKEFKGYVLNDESLKFVSILYLWTDRGAARHAKILDTDEAWDIYEELEETYFRVKESKPTCIEDVLIQSLQEMKDMRLQIEEAKKQTIEVKEEVQDIRNVITLNPQAAWRRECNRILNAIGRELGDYKAPKDQVYEALKVRGKCRPNVLIVNLKKRAKENGMAPSKIEKLNILDVLENEPRLKEIYVTIVKEMAIKNGVRIREEVAI
- a CDS encoding Arc family DNA-binding protein; protein product: MASQLSKFTLRIPIELLQKLRVIAENHGRSVNKEIEMLIKEHIEKNKDI
- a CDS encoding toxin-antitoxin system HicB family antitoxin; its protein translation is MVAKQRITIRMPEKLNLELSNKAKEIGISKNSLVLQILWKKVKEEKV
- a CDS encoding ORF6C domain-containing protein produces the protein MNNKAIRMFEGQEIKVTTDKGTTLINLACTARVCGLTKIAKSGNQTVRWTDKGVAEKLKIIHSTNVERHIKEEIVFILDEIENADDRNSIYISSWLSKRLAIECHSDKAMKYKNFLVTLDEDFQNGKLFTRDNTELELINKQFNLLIKKTTEHDNELEDHNNRIQKMENNMTIDHAQQEKLNRYGRAKVVEVLGGKGTNAYEKLKGRAFSKFWNGYKRCFGVSSYKDTSVKDMDKAYAFIDSWTPDEEFGLAIRGANAQISIVK
- a CDS encoding YopX family protein; translated protein: MQRKIEFRCWDKWTKQMLPVLSIDCKETYSSERGNIVLMQYTGLKDKNGVEIYEGDIVTDGIINYVVAFYMGSWRLKRNIKGDTWWKSLYRYITNYKYKVIGNIYANPELLKEGE
- a CDS encoding YqaJ viral recombinase family protein, which codes for MYKVLTKTKDMTEIEWLKSRQQGIGGSDAGAILGVNNYKTPFDVYIDKTQDIVEPNEQSEAAYWGNILEDNVAREFTKRTGKKVRKRNAILQNIEYPFMIANVDREVVGENSVLECKTTSGWNSKEWVDEEIPANYLVQVNHYMAVAGYEKAYICVLIGGQRYLYKEIERDEELIQILIQAEKDFWENHILKRVPPPLDGSSAAEKYLKERFKDSAQGVAINLSSEYKDKISDYFELKNTIKTLDLQAKEIENNIKFELGEAEIGYAPDYEINWKSVTSNRFDSKRFKTEHPELFKQYLNTSSYRKFSIKEADA
- a CDS encoding recombinase RecT, producing MATTESLKKQLVKNKKDNSNTSVGATVKGILNSPAIKKRFEEILKQKAPQYMSSIINLVNGDTDLQKCHPMSVVASAMVAATLDLPVDKNLGYAWVVPYKNKAQFQLGYKGYIQLALRTSQYKHINAIAVHEGELISWNPLTEELEINFENKESDAVIGYAGYFELNNGFRKSVYWTKEQIDKHKNKFSKSDFGWKNNYDAMAIKTVIRNMLSKWGILSIEMQSAYIADQALIKDGILKGEDIESNIDYIDDIEDDIEAEDAEYTEFEREDNEKDIYKGTPFEEGVES